Proteins from a single region of Ananas comosus cultivar F153 linkage group 3, ASM154086v1, whole genome shotgun sequence:
- the LOC109707586 gene encoding phosphoinositide phosphatase SAC7-like isoform X3: MDENGNATTPKKLHTRLRLWEYPEKYILEPVDGLADSYLSISRADGSMKLIGELPLQGSVHSARVQTIYGIIGVLKLLVGSYLLVVKERECVGSYLGHAIFRVSSLQVLPCNHSLKTSSAEQKKMESEFSTLLDAAHGTSGLYFSYDVNLTLCSQRLHDLGDESKLLPLWRQAEPRFLWNNYMMEPLIDNKLDQFLLPVIQGSYQNIHAKVGNKNVDVFLIARRCTRRTGTRMWRRGADSDGYVANFVETEQILQSNGFTASFVQVRGSIPFLWEQIVDLTYKPHFDIISREEAPRIVERHFLDLRKKYGSVIAVDLVNKHGSEGRLSQRYADAIQPILSDDIRYVHFDFHRICGHIHFERLSLLYDQIEDYLTAHRYFLLNENGEKIEEQTGVVRTNCIDCLDRTNVTQSMIGRKVLECQLKKIGVLGSDEAISDYPSFDGSFKVLWANHGDDISIQYSGTPALKGDFVRYGKRTIQGIVKDGWNALARYYLNNFADGTKQDAIDLLQGHYIVSVSRDFAPPVKAGILETYASFRLALALVLAGLMFAMMSLRQARSDVRHLLLSFVWAGLSVGLAAFVRANGRMFTNRPRLYRSRH; this comes from the exons ATGGATGAGAATGGGAACGCAACTACGCCAAAGAAACTCCACACAAGACTCAGATTATGGGAATATCCGGAAAAATACATCCTCGAGCCAGTAGATGGTCTTGCTGATTCATATCTGTCTATTAGTCGGGCTGATGGATCTATGAAGCTAATAG GTGAGCTTCCACTGCAAGGTTCCGTTCACTCTGCAAGAGTTCAAACTATTTATGGCATAATTGGGGTGCTTAAACTTTTAGTAG GATCATATCTATTGGTGGTGAAGGAACGTGAATGTGTTGGATCTTACCTAGGACATGCTATTTTCAGAGTGTCATCACTACAAGTTCTGCCGTGCAATCATTCACTGAAAACTTCGTCGGCTGAACAG AAAAAGATGGAATCTGAATTTTCTACACTTTTAGATGCTGCTCATGGGACTTCTGGTCTGTACTTCTCATATGATGTCAACTTAACACTTTG TTCCCAGAGGCTACACGATTTAGGTGATGAGTCGAAGCTACTTCCTCTTTGGAGACAG GCAGAGCCAAGATTTCTTTGGAATAATTACATGATGGAACCTCTTATTGATAACAAA CTTGACCAATTCCTATTGCCTGTCATTCAAGGAA GTTATCAGAATATTCACGCGAAAGTTGGGAACAAAAATGTTGATGTTTTCCTGATTGCACGAAGATGCACACGCAGGACAG GTACTCGGATGTGGAGGAGAGGAGCTGATTCAGATGGTTATGTTGCAAATTTTGTTGAAACCGAACAAATACTGCAATCAAATGGATTTACAGCATCTTTTGTTCAA GTTCGAGGATCTATACCATTTTTGTGGGAACAAATTGTTGATTTAACATATAAGCctcattttgacattattagtcGTGAGGAGGCG CCTCGCATAGTTGAACGCCACTTTTTGGACTTACGAAAAAAATATGGATCTGTCATAGCTGTTGATCTTGTCAATAAG CATGGTAGTGAGGGACGATTGAGCCAGCGATATGCAGATGCTATTCAGCCTATTCTTAGTGATGATATACG CTACGTACATTTTGACTTTCATCGAATTTGCGGTCATATCCATTTTGAGCGTCTGTCTCTTctttatgatcaaattgaaGATTACCTCACGGCGCATAG ATACTTCCTGTTGAATGAGAATGGTGAGAAAATTGAAGAACAGACAGGTGTTGTAAGAACCAACTGTATTGATTGTTTAGATCGTACAAATGTTACACAG AGTATGATTGGGAGAAAGGTGTTAGAATGTCAGCTCAAGAAAATAGGAGTTCTAGGTTCTGATGAGGCCATTAGTGATTACCCTTCTTTTGATGGAAGCTTTAAAGTTT TGTGGGCTAATCATGGAGATGACATAAGCATCCAATATTCTGGAACTCCTGCTTTGAAGGGAGATTTTGTGAG ATATGGCAAGCGAACTATTCAGGGAATAGTAAAAGACGGATGGAATGCTCTGGCTAGATACTATTTGAACAATTTTGCGGATGGGACCAAGCAG GATGCAATTGATCTTCTACAAGGACACTATATTGTGTCAGTGAGTCGAGATTTTGCCCCTCCAGTCAAAGCAGGAATTTTGGAGACTTATGCG TCCTTTCGTCTGGCTTTAGCACTGGTTTTGGCAGGTCTTATGTTTGCCATGATGTCACTTCGACAAG ccCGAAGTGATGTTCGCCATTTACTGTTATCATTTGTCTGGGCTGGGCTTAGTGTGGGCTTAGCAGCATTTGTGAGAGCCAATGGTCGGATGTTCACCAATCGTCCTCGCCTTTATCGATCGCGGCATTGA
- the LOC109707586 gene encoding phosphoinositide phosphatase SAC7-like isoform X4, translated as MLLPRPTYRVQPVFIVPGPKNGSTSSVCGGVHCPREARRLRSLLLLSLPIYTPSSPPYFASPLPPISRHCRYLRRRRHPNGLLPAPRSRAVYSVMDENGNATTPKKLHTRLRLWEYPEKYILEPVDGLADSYLSISRADGSMKLIGELPLQGSVHSARVQTIYGIIGVLKLLVGSYLLVVKERECVGSYLGHAIFRVSSLQVLPCNHSLKTSSAEQKKMESEFSTLLDAAHGTSGLYFSYDVNLTLCSQRLHDLGDESKLLPLWRQAEPRFLWNNYMMEPLIDNKLDQFLLPVIQGSYQNIHAKVGNKNVDVFLIARRCTRRTGTRMWRRGADSDGYVANFVETEQILQSNGFTASFVQVRGSIPFLWEQIVDLTYKPHFDIISREEAPRIVERHFLDLRKKYGSVIAVDLVNKHGSEGRLSQRYADAIQPILSDDIRYVHFDFHRICGHIHFERLSLLYDQIEDYLTAHRYFLLNENGEKIEEQTGVVRTNCIDCLDRTNVTQSMIGRKVLECQLKKIGVLGSDEAISDYPSFDGSFKVLWANHGDDISIQYSGTPALKGDFVR; from the exons ATGTTGTTGCCTCGACCCACCTATCGTGTTCAACCAGTATTTATAGTCCCAGGCCCCAAGAACGGTTCTACTTCGAGCGTGTGCGGAGGTGTCCATTGTCCCCGCGAGGCTCGGAGACTCagatccctcctcctcctctctctccctatttATACTCCATCATCTCCTCCCTACTTcgcctctcctcttcctccaatCTCTCGCCATTGTCGCTACCTCCGTCGCCGGCGCCATCCCAACGGTCTCCTCCCAGCTCCGCGCTCCCGAG CAGTGTATTCAGTCATGGATGAGAATGGGAACGCAACTACGCCAAAGAAACTCCACACAAGACTCAGATTATGGGAATATCCGGAAAAATACATCCTCGAGCCAGTAGATGGTCTTGCTGATTCATATCTGTCTATTAGTCGGGCTGATGGATCTATGAAGCTAATAG GTGAGCTTCCACTGCAAGGTTCCGTTCACTCTGCAAGAGTTCAAACTATTTATGGCATAATTGGGGTGCTTAAACTTTTAGTAG GATCATATCTATTGGTGGTGAAGGAACGTGAATGTGTTGGATCTTACCTAGGACATGCTATTTTCAGAGTGTCATCACTACAAGTTCTGCCGTGCAATCATTCACTGAAAACTTCGTCGGCTGAACAG AAAAAGATGGAATCTGAATTTTCTACACTTTTAGATGCTGCTCATGGGACTTCTGGTCTGTACTTCTCATATGATGTCAACTTAACACTTTG TTCCCAGAGGCTACACGATTTAGGTGATGAGTCGAAGCTACTTCCTCTTTGGAGACAG GCAGAGCCAAGATTTCTTTGGAATAATTACATGATGGAACCTCTTATTGATAACAAA CTTGACCAATTCCTATTGCCTGTCATTCAAGGAA GTTATCAGAATATTCACGCGAAAGTTGGGAACAAAAATGTTGATGTTTTCCTGATTGCACGAAGATGCACACGCAGGACAG GTACTCGGATGTGGAGGAGAGGAGCTGATTCAGATGGTTATGTTGCAAATTTTGTTGAAACCGAACAAATACTGCAATCAAATGGATTTACAGCATCTTTTGTTCAA GTTCGAGGATCTATACCATTTTTGTGGGAACAAATTGTTGATTTAACATATAAGCctcattttgacattattagtcGTGAGGAGGCG CCTCGCATAGTTGAACGCCACTTTTTGGACTTACGAAAAAAATATGGATCTGTCATAGCTGTTGATCTTGTCAATAAG CATGGTAGTGAGGGACGATTGAGCCAGCGATATGCAGATGCTATTCAGCCTATTCTTAGTGATGATATACG CTACGTACATTTTGACTTTCATCGAATTTGCGGTCATATCCATTTTGAGCGTCTGTCTCTTctttatgatcaaattgaaGATTACCTCACGGCGCATAG ATACTTCCTGTTGAATGAGAATGGTGAGAAAATTGAAGAACAGACAGGTGTTGTAAGAACCAACTGTATTGATTGTTTAGATCGTACAAATGTTACACAG AGTATGATTGGGAGAAAGGTGTTAGAATGTCAGCTCAAGAAAATAGGAGTTCTAGGTTCTGATGAGGCCATTAGTGATTACCCTTCTTTTGATGGAAGCTTTAAAGTTT TGTGGGCTAATCATGGAGATGACATAAGCATCCAATATTCTGGAACTCCTGCTTTGAAGGGAGATTTTGTGAGGTAA
- the LOC109707586 gene encoding phosphoinositide phosphatase SAC6-like isoform X1, which yields MLLPRPTYRVQPVFIVPGPKNGSTSSVCGGVHCPREARRLRSLLLLSLPIYTPSSPPYFASPLPPISRHCRYLRRRRHPNGLLPAPRSRAVYSVMDENGNATTPKKLHTRLRLWEYPEKYILEPVDGLADSYLSISRADGSMKLIGELPLQGSVHSARVQTIYGIIGVLKLLVGSYLLVVKERECVGSYLGHAIFRVSSLQVLPCNHSLKTSSAEQKKMESEFSTLLDAAHGTSGLYFSYDVNLTLCSQRLHDLGDESKLLPLWRQAEPRFLWNNYMMEPLIDNKLDQFLLPVIQGSYQNIHAKVGNKNVDVFLIARRCTRRTGTRMWRRGADSDGYVANFVETEQILQSNGFTASFVQVRGSIPFLWEQIVDLTYKPHFDIISREEAPRIVERHFLDLRKKYGSVIAVDLVNKHGSEGRLSQRYADAIQPILSDDIRYVHFDFHRICGHIHFERLSLLYDQIEDYLTAHRYFLLNENGEKIEEQTGVVRTNCIDCLDRTNVTQSMIGRKVLECQLKKIGVLGSDEAISDYPSFDGSFKVLWANHGDDISIQYSGTPALKGDFVRYGKRTIQGIVKDGWNALARYYLNNFADGTKQDAIDLLQGHYIVSVSRDFAPPVKAGILETYASFRLALALVLAGLMFAMMSLRQARSDVRHLLLSFVWAGLSVGLAAFVRANGRMFTNRPRLYRSRH from the exons ATGTTGTTGCCTCGACCCACCTATCGTGTTCAACCAGTATTTATAGTCCCAGGCCCCAAGAACGGTTCTACTTCGAGCGTGTGCGGAGGTGTCCATTGTCCCCGCGAGGCTCGGAGACTCagatccctcctcctcctctctctccctatttATACTCCATCATCTCCTCCCTACTTcgcctctcctcttcctccaatCTCTCGCCATTGTCGCTACCTCCGTCGCCGGCGCCATCCCAACGGTCTCCTCCCAGCTCCGCGCTCCCGAG CAGTGTATTCAGTCATGGATGAGAATGGGAACGCAACTACGCCAAAGAAACTCCACACAAGACTCAGATTATGGGAATATCCGGAAAAATACATCCTCGAGCCAGTAGATGGTCTTGCTGATTCATATCTGTCTATTAGTCGGGCTGATGGATCTATGAAGCTAATAG GTGAGCTTCCACTGCAAGGTTCCGTTCACTCTGCAAGAGTTCAAACTATTTATGGCATAATTGGGGTGCTTAAACTTTTAGTAG GATCATATCTATTGGTGGTGAAGGAACGTGAATGTGTTGGATCTTACCTAGGACATGCTATTTTCAGAGTGTCATCACTACAAGTTCTGCCGTGCAATCATTCACTGAAAACTTCGTCGGCTGAACAG AAAAAGATGGAATCTGAATTTTCTACACTTTTAGATGCTGCTCATGGGACTTCTGGTCTGTACTTCTCATATGATGTCAACTTAACACTTTG TTCCCAGAGGCTACACGATTTAGGTGATGAGTCGAAGCTACTTCCTCTTTGGAGACAG GCAGAGCCAAGATTTCTTTGGAATAATTACATGATGGAACCTCTTATTGATAACAAA CTTGACCAATTCCTATTGCCTGTCATTCAAGGAA GTTATCAGAATATTCACGCGAAAGTTGGGAACAAAAATGTTGATGTTTTCCTGATTGCACGAAGATGCACACGCAGGACAG GTACTCGGATGTGGAGGAGAGGAGCTGATTCAGATGGTTATGTTGCAAATTTTGTTGAAACCGAACAAATACTGCAATCAAATGGATTTACAGCATCTTTTGTTCAA GTTCGAGGATCTATACCATTTTTGTGGGAACAAATTGTTGATTTAACATATAAGCctcattttgacattattagtcGTGAGGAGGCG CCTCGCATAGTTGAACGCCACTTTTTGGACTTACGAAAAAAATATGGATCTGTCATAGCTGTTGATCTTGTCAATAAG CATGGTAGTGAGGGACGATTGAGCCAGCGATATGCAGATGCTATTCAGCCTATTCTTAGTGATGATATACG CTACGTACATTTTGACTTTCATCGAATTTGCGGTCATATCCATTTTGAGCGTCTGTCTCTTctttatgatcaaattgaaGATTACCTCACGGCGCATAG ATACTTCCTGTTGAATGAGAATGGTGAGAAAATTGAAGAACAGACAGGTGTTGTAAGAACCAACTGTATTGATTGTTTAGATCGTACAAATGTTACACAG AGTATGATTGGGAGAAAGGTGTTAGAATGTCAGCTCAAGAAAATAGGAGTTCTAGGTTCTGATGAGGCCATTAGTGATTACCCTTCTTTTGATGGAAGCTTTAAAGTTT TGTGGGCTAATCATGGAGATGACATAAGCATCCAATATTCTGGAACTCCTGCTTTGAAGGGAGATTTTGTGAG ATATGGCAAGCGAACTATTCAGGGAATAGTAAAAGACGGATGGAATGCTCTGGCTAGATACTATTTGAACAATTTTGCGGATGGGACCAAGCAG GATGCAATTGATCTTCTACAAGGACACTATATTGTGTCAGTGAGTCGAGATTTTGCCCCTCCAGTCAAAGCAGGAATTTTGGAGACTTATGCG TCCTTTCGTCTGGCTTTAGCACTGGTTTTGGCAGGTCTTATGTTTGCCATGATGTCACTTCGACAAG ccCGAAGTGATGTTCGCCATTTACTGTTATCATTTGTCTGGGCTGGGCTTAGTGTGGGCTTAGCAGCATTTGTGAGAGCCAATGGTCGGATGTTCACCAATCGTCCTCGCCTTTATCGATCGCGGCATTGA
- the LOC109707674 gene encoding catalase-1: MDPYKYRPSSAFNSPFWTTNSGAPVWNNNNSLTVGSRGPILLEDYHLVEKLAQFDRERIPERVVHARGASAKGFFEVTHDISHLTCADFLRAPGVQTPVIVRFSTVIHERGSPETLRDPRGFAVKFYTREGNFDLVGNNFPVFFIRDGMKFPDMVHALKPNPKSHIQENWRIVDFFSHHPESLHMFTFLFDDIGIPTDYRHMDGSGVNTYTLINKEGKAHYVKFHWKPTCGVKSLLDDEAVIVGGTNHSHATKDLYDSIAAGNYPEWKLYIQIIDPDYEDRFDFDPLDVTKTWPEDILPLQPVGRLVLNRNIDNFFAENEQLAFCPAIVVPGIYYSDDKLLQTRIFSYADTQRHRLGPNYLMLPANAPKCAHHNNHYDGFMNFMHRDEEVDYFPSRYDPARHAERFPIPPRILTGRREKCVIEKENNFKQPGERYRSFDPARQERFIKRWVDALSDPRVTHEIRSIWISYWSQCDKSLGQKLATRLNLKPSM; this comes from the exons ATGGATCCTTACAAG TACCGTCCTTCGAGCGCCTTCAACTCCCCTTTCTGGACCACCAATTCCGGCGCCCCGGTTTGGAACAACAACAACTCCCTCACCGTCGGGTCCCGAG GGCCTATTCTTCTCGAGGACTACCATCTCGTTGAAAAGCTTGCCCAGTTCGACAGGGAACGCATTCCAGAACGTGTTGTTCACGCCAGAGGAGCGAGCGCAAAGGGCTTCTTCGAGGTCACGCATGACATCTCTCACCTCACCTGTGCTGATTTCCTTCGGGCGCCTGGGGTCCAGACCCCAGTCATTGTTCGCTTCTCGACTGTCATTCATGAGCGCGGCAGCCCTGAAACCCTAAGAGACCCACGAGGTTTCGCTGTTAAGTTTTACACCAGAGAG GGAAACTTTGATCTTGTTGGGAACAACTTCCCCGTATTCTTCATCCGTGACGGGATGAAGTTCCCCGACATGGTTCATGCCCTCAAACCGAATCCCAAATCCCACATCCAGGAGAACTGGCGGATCGTTGACTTCTTCTCCCACCACCCTGAGAGCCTGCACATGTTCACCTTCCTCTTCGACGATATCGGCATCCCTACCGACTACCGCCACATGGATGGCTCTGGCGTTAACACCTACACCCTCATCAACAAGGAAGGCAAAGCCCACTATGTCAAGTTCCACTGGAAACCCACTTGCGGCGTTAAGAGTTTATTGGACGATGAGGCCGTGATTGTTGGAGGGACTAACCATAGCCACGCAACTAAGGATCTTTACGATTCTATCGCAGCCGGAAATTATCCTGAATGGAAACTTTATATTCAGATTATTGATCCGGATTATGAAGATCGGTTCGATTTTGACCCACTTGATGTGACCAAGACATGGCCTGAGGATATCTTGCCTCTCCAGCCAGTGGGGCGATTGGTGCTGAACAGGAACATCGATAACTTCTTTGCTGAGAATGAACAGCTCGCCTTCTGTCCGGCTATTGTGGTGCCTGGGATATACTATTCGGATGATAAGCTGCTCCAGACTAGGATATTCTCTTATGCTGATACTCAGAGGCACCGTCTTGGGCCGAACTATCTAATGCTTCCTGCGAATGCTCCCAAATGCGCTCACCACAATAACCATTACGATGGCTTCATGAATTTCATGCACAGGGATGAGGAG GTAGATTATTTCCCTTCAAGGTATGATCCTGCTCGGCATGCGGAGAGGTTCCCTATCCCACCACGCATTCTGACTGGAAGACGTGAGAAG TGTGTAATTGAAAAGGAGAACAATTTCAAGCAGCCTGGAGAGAGATACCGCTCTTTTGATCCTGCCAG GCAAGAGAGATTCATTAAGAGATGGGTTGATGCATTGTCTGACCCTAGAGTCACCCATGAAATCAGGAGCATTTGGATATCTTACTGGTCTCAG TGTGACAAGTCCCTCGGTCAGAAGCTCGCAACCCGTCTCAACCTCAAACCAAGCATGTAA
- the LOC109707586 gene encoding phosphoinositide phosphatase SAC6-like isoform X2, with the protein MLLPRPTYRVQPVFIVPGPKNGSTSSVCGGVHCPREARRLRSLLLLSLPIYTPSSPPYFASPLPPISRHCRYLRRRRHPNGLLPAPRSRVYSVMDENGNATTPKKLHTRLRLWEYPEKYILEPVDGLADSYLSISRADGSMKLIGELPLQGSVHSARVQTIYGIIGVLKLLVGSYLLVVKERECVGSYLGHAIFRVSSLQVLPCNHSLKTSSAEQKKMESEFSTLLDAAHGTSGLYFSYDVNLTLCSQRLHDLGDESKLLPLWRQAEPRFLWNNYMMEPLIDNKLDQFLLPVIQGSYQNIHAKVGNKNVDVFLIARRCTRRTGTRMWRRGADSDGYVANFVETEQILQSNGFTASFVQVRGSIPFLWEQIVDLTYKPHFDIISREEAPRIVERHFLDLRKKYGSVIAVDLVNKHGSEGRLSQRYADAIQPILSDDIRYVHFDFHRICGHIHFERLSLLYDQIEDYLTAHRYFLLNENGEKIEEQTGVVRTNCIDCLDRTNVTQSMIGRKVLECQLKKIGVLGSDEAISDYPSFDGSFKVLWANHGDDISIQYSGTPALKGDFVRYGKRTIQGIVKDGWNALARYYLNNFADGTKQDAIDLLQGHYIVSVSRDFAPPVKAGILETYASFRLALALVLAGLMFAMMSLRQARSDVRHLLLSFVWAGLSVGLAAFVRANGRMFTNRPRLYRSRH; encoded by the exons ATGTTGTTGCCTCGACCCACCTATCGTGTTCAACCAGTATTTATAGTCCCAGGCCCCAAGAACGGTTCTACTTCGAGCGTGTGCGGAGGTGTCCATTGTCCCCGCGAGGCTCGGAGACTCagatccctcctcctcctctctctccctatttATACTCCATCATCTCCTCCCTACTTcgcctctcctcttcctccaatCTCTCGCCATTGTCGCTACCTCCGTCGCCGGCGCCATCCCAACGGTCTCCTCCCAGCTCCGCGCTCCCGAG TGTATTCAGTCATGGATGAGAATGGGAACGCAACTACGCCAAAGAAACTCCACACAAGACTCAGATTATGGGAATATCCGGAAAAATACATCCTCGAGCCAGTAGATGGTCTTGCTGATTCATATCTGTCTATTAGTCGGGCTGATGGATCTATGAAGCTAATAG GTGAGCTTCCACTGCAAGGTTCCGTTCACTCTGCAAGAGTTCAAACTATTTATGGCATAATTGGGGTGCTTAAACTTTTAGTAG GATCATATCTATTGGTGGTGAAGGAACGTGAATGTGTTGGATCTTACCTAGGACATGCTATTTTCAGAGTGTCATCACTACAAGTTCTGCCGTGCAATCATTCACTGAAAACTTCGTCGGCTGAACAG AAAAAGATGGAATCTGAATTTTCTACACTTTTAGATGCTGCTCATGGGACTTCTGGTCTGTACTTCTCATATGATGTCAACTTAACACTTTG TTCCCAGAGGCTACACGATTTAGGTGATGAGTCGAAGCTACTTCCTCTTTGGAGACAG GCAGAGCCAAGATTTCTTTGGAATAATTACATGATGGAACCTCTTATTGATAACAAA CTTGACCAATTCCTATTGCCTGTCATTCAAGGAA GTTATCAGAATATTCACGCGAAAGTTGGGAACAAAAATGTTGATGTTTTCCTGATTGCACGAAGATGCACACGCAGGACAG GTACTCGGATGTGGAGGAGAGGAGCTGATTCAGATGGTTATGTTGCAAATTTTGTTGAAACCGAACAAATACTGCAATCAAATGGATTTACAGCATCTTTTGTTCAA GTTCGAGGATCTATACCATTTTTGTGGGAACAAATTGTTGATTTAACATATAAGCctcattttgacattattagtcGTGAGGAGGCG CCTCGCATAGTTGAACGCCACTTTTTGGACTTACGAAAAAAATATGGATCTGTCATAGCTGTTGATCTTGTCAATAAG CATGGTAGTGAGGGACGATTGAGCCAGCGATATGCAGATGCTATTCAGCCTATTCTTAGTGATGATATACG CTACGTACATTTTGACTTTCATCGAATTTGCGGTCATATCCATTTTGAGCGTCTGTCTCTTctttatgatcaaattgaaGATTACCTCACGGCGCATAG ATACTTCCTGTTGAATGAGAATGGTGAGAAAATTGAAGAACAGACAGGTGTTGTAAGAACCAACTGTATTGATTGTTTAGATCGTACAAATGTTACACAG AGTATGATTGGGAGAAAGGTGTTAGAATGTCAGCTCAAGAAAATAGGAGTTCTAGGTTCTGATGAGGCCATTAGTGATTACCCTTCTTTTGATGGAAGCTTTAAAGTTT TGTGGGCTAATCATGGAGATGACATAAGCATCCAATATTCTGGAACTCCTGCTTTGAAGGGAGATTTTGTGAG ATATGGCAAGCGAACTATTCAGGGAATAGTAAAAGACGGATGGAATGCTCTGGCTAGATACTATTTGAACAATTTTGCGGATGGGACCAAGCAG GATGCAATTGATCTTCTACAAGGACACTATATTGTGTCAGTGAGTCGAGATTTTGCCCCTCCAGTCAAAGCAGGAATTTTGGAGACTTATGCG TCCTTTCGTCTGGCTTTAGCACTGGTTTTGGCAGGTCTTATGTTTGCCATGATGTCACTTCGACAAG ccCGAAGTGATGTTCGCCATTTACTGTTATCATTTGTCTGGGCTGGGCTTAGTGTGGGCTTAGCAGCATTTGTGAGAGCCAATGGTCGGATGTTCACCAATCGTCCTCGCCTTTATCGATCGCGGCATTGA